The proteins below are encoded in one region of Streptomyces sp. NBC_00490:
- a CDS encoding NUDIX hydrolase: MTSPVSPSDHVTPRAALSTGQHAASRHAVWVGAAAIITDEVGRVLLVHPTYREDGSWLLPGGVVEPGEHPDVTCRREITEELGLANLPLAGVLAVHSLSPHHPDIQPGTPFPGEIRFVFDGGTLCPDQVEAIRLPREELSEFTFLETRDAVQRLRPVDGQIMLAAYRARLGNTATAQLADGRHILDVPALDRHDVHVRYRPLWDSPLNRGPVPERLPMQQAWAWCFVPDGRVVLVADPGPRGALPMLPGGTVETTDLTPEDTLHREAAEEAQLTLADPVRLGWVLDETGEVYGGVGPNARLRLAARVTAIGPATVDPATRRPFARLLATPAQTAALLGWGPPGARQALLAAETARKRWRLPTARAAAIEEVPPEGMRLS, from the coding sequence GTGACCTCTCCCGTCTCCCCTTCGGATCACGTCACACCACGTGCCGCCCTGTCCACGGGACAGCACGCCGCATCCCGGCACGCAGTATGGGTCGGCGCCGCCGCGATCATCACCGACGAGGTCGGCCGGGTCCTGCTGGTGCACCCCACCTACCGCGAGGACGGCTCGTGGCTGCTGCCCGGAGGCGTCGTCGAACCCGGCGAACATCCGGACGTCACTTGCCGCCGCGAGATCACCGAGGAACTGGGCCTGGCAAACCTGCCCCTGGCGGGCGTGCTCGCCGTCCACTCCCTCTCCCCGCACCACCCCGACATTCAGCCCGGCACTCCCTTCCCCGGGGAGATCCGGTTCGTCTTCGACGGGGGAACCCTCTGCCCCGACCAGGTCGAGGCCATCCGCCTGCCGCGCGAGGAGCTGTCCGAGTTCACCTTCCTGGAGACCCGGGATGCGGTACAGCGGCTGCGCCCTGTGGACGGGCAGATCATGCTCGCCGCCTACCGTGCCCGGCTCGGGAACACGGCCACCGCCCAACTCGCCGACGGCCGACACATCCTCGACGTCCCGGCGCTGGACCGCCACGACGTGCACGTCCGCTACCGGCCTTTGTGGGACAGCCCTCTCAACCGCGGCCCCGTCCCCGAGCGGCTCCCCATGCAGCAAGCCTGGGCGTGGTGCTTCGTCCCGGACGGCCGGGTCGTCCTCGTGGCCGACCCCGGCCCCCGTGGCGCGCTGCCGATGCTGCCCGGCGGCACCGTGGAGACGACCGACCTGACGCCCGAGGACACCCTGCACCGCGAAGCCGCCGAGGAAGCCCAACTCACCCTGGCCGATCCGGTACGACTGGGCTGGGTGCTGGACGAGACCGGCGAAGTCTACGGCGGAGTGGGGCCTAACGCCCGGCTCCGCCTTGCCGCCCGGGTCACCGCCATCGGGCCTGCGACCGTCGACCCCGCCACCAGGCGCCCTTTCGCCCGCCTGCTCGCCACCCCCGCCCAGACAGCCGCTCTCCTGGGATGGGGCCCGCCCGGAGCGCGGCAAGCCCTGCTCGCCGCGGAGACAGCCCGGAAGCGGTGGCGCCTGCCCACGGCTCGCGCCGCCGCCATCGAGGAAGTCCCGCCGGAGGGGATGCGGCTGAGCTGA
- a CDS encoding NUDIX domain-containing protein, giving the protein MALDRPADIASRSTFTGHVTCGAIVVDPLGRVLHVLHLASGKVLAPGGHTEPVDESLAAAALRELHEETGIPPQAVAPWPGYEAVPDWGRGSVPTLQYSGAR; this is encoded by the coding sequence TTGGCCCTAGACCGGCCCGCCGACATCGCCAGCCGCTCCACCTTCACCGGGCACGTCACCTGCGGCGCGATCGTCGTCGACCCGCTCGGCCGCGTCCTGCACGTGCTGCACCTGGCGAGCGGGAAGGTCCTCGCCCCCGGCGGACACACCGAGCCCGTCGACGAGTCCCTGGCAGCAGCAGCGCTGCGGGAGCTGCACGAGGAGACCGGGATCCCGCCCCAGGCCGTGGCACCGTGGCCCGGCTACGAGGCCGTGCCGGACTGGGGAAGAGGCAGTGTTCCAACCCTGCAGTATTCGGGGGCGAGGTGA
- the fxlM gene encoding methyltransferase, FxLD system produces MSELRHQFVEQLRADNHIRTAAVERAFRTVPRHVFAPDVAVEAAYANDIIPTRHAPDGRVISSVSAPWLQADMLEAARIRPGHRVLEIGSGGYNAALMAELVGPAGHVTTLDIDPAVSERAARFLTEAGYDRVRVVTADAEHLPAGVVPDGGFDAIVVTVDTWDLPWIGALAEGGRLIAPLRLHGYHWAIGFSKDEGTLHSDEPLIVCGFVAMQGDGAWQTNRRTVPGTGVHLSWEDGTPLPVDQLASALTSKPTVTRTHVTVGGQEPFDALTLYLAGALPGFCRLEVDSDGDNGVLNPPPRHWPGAAIVRGASLARLATERISDGDDGKGLYEFVVHGHGAQGHVAAQEMAKQVRHWQRNHRGARCPLITARPTADCAPAGTDHEPHVFAKKHTRMTVDWPIVPSSTDLLTNPGSCSAR; encoded by the coding sequence GTGAGCGAGCTTCGCCACCAGTTCGTCGAGCAGCTCCGCGCCGACAACCACATCCGCACCGCCGCTGTCGAGCGCGCCTTCCGCACCGTGCCCCGGCACGTCTTCGCTCCCGACGTCGCTGTGGAAGCGGCGTACGCCAACGACATCATCCCCACCCGCCACGCGCCCGACGGCCGGGTGATCAGCTCCGTTTCCGCACCGTGGCTACAGGCCGACATGCTCGAAGCCGCTCGCATTCGGCCTGGCCACCGTGTCCTGGAGATTGGCTCCGGGGGCTACAACGCCGCCCTCATGGCCGAACTCGTCGGCCCGGCCGGGCACGTCACCACCCTCGACATCGACCCTGCCGTCTCCGAGAGGGCCGCCCGCTTCCTCACCGAGGCCGGGTACGACCGCGTCCGCGTGGTCACTGCGGACGCCGAGCACCTGCCCGCCGGTGTGGTTCCGGACGGCGGATTCGACGCCATCGTGGTCACCGTCGACACCTGGGATCTGCCCTGGATCGGCGCCCTGGCCGAGGGCGGCCGTCTCATCGCACCGCTGCGTCTGCACGGCTACCACTGGGCCATCGGCTTCTCCAAAGATGAGGGGACGCTGCACAGCGACGAGCCGCTCATCGTCTGCGGCTTCGTCGCCATGCAGGGCGACGGCGCCTGGCAGACGAACCGTCGCACCGTCCCCGGCACCGGAGTCCACCTGTCTTGGGAAGACGGCACCCCGCTGCCCGTTGATCAACTCGCCTCAGCCCTCACCAGCAAGCCGACCGTGACACGCACCCACGTCACCGTCGGCGGCCAGGAACCCTTCGACGCCCTCACCCTCTACCTCGCCGGCGCCCTGCCCGGCTTCTGCCGCCTGGAGGTCGACTCCGACGGCGACAACGGGGTCCTGAACCCGCCGCCCCGGCATTGGCCCGGCGCCGCCATCGTCCGCGGGGCCTCCCTCGCCCGGCTGGCCACTGAGCGCATCAGCGATGGAGACGATGGCAAGGGCCTGTACGAGTTCGTCGTCCACGGCCATGGCGCCCAAGGACACGTCGCCGCGCAGGAGATGGCCAAGCAGGTACGCCACTGGCAGCGCAACCACCGCGGCGCCCGCTGCCCCCTCATCACCGCCCGTCCGACAGCCGACTGTGCTCCGGCAGGCACGGACCACGAACCGCACGTGTTCGCCAAGAAGCACACCCGTATGACCGTGGACTGGCCGATCGTTCCCAGCAGCACTGACCTGCTCACCAACCCGGGGAGCTGCAGCGCCCGATGA
- a CDS encoding IS4 family transposase: MVRVAASVSELSGLGLLTWVYPPGLVDRVVAACGRAEQRKRLLPARLVVYFVLGLALFSPAPYLEVMRHLVEGLRGLGLLGAWHVPAKSSLFRARQRLGPEPLRVLFTTTAKPMGTEATPGSFWHGLRLLAVDGTCWDVADSPANEAAFARPGNSRGSDKSSFPQVRMACLVEVGTHLVLDAELAGCRTGEVTLVGRLPRSCGPGQLVLADREFLGVPLWRSFTATGAQLLWRVPANRILPVDRQLRDGSWLSRIHAHTDPAHTDPVTVRVMAYQLDGTGHAAEGYRLVTSLLDARRYPARQLAALYQERWEVETVFAEIKTHQRGAHVVLSSKTPDGVLQQIWAHLLVHRALRELMVRTAATRCLDPDRISFTETLRSARRSVTVTPGSFSP; the protein is encoded by the coding sequence GTGGTTCGGGTGGCTGCAAGTGTCTCTGAGTTATCGGGTTTAGGTCTGCTGACCTGGGTGTATCCGCCAGGTCTGGTGGATCGGGTGGTGGCTGCGTGCGGTCGTGCGGAGCAACGCAAGCGCCTGCTTCCGGCCCGGCTGGTGGTGTATTTCGTGTTGGGGCTGGCGTTGTTCTCGCCGGCTCCGTACCTGGAAGTGATGCGGCATCTGGTCGAGGGGCTGCGGGGCCTGGGACTGCTGGGCGCCTGGCATGTCCCGGCGAAGTCGTCGCTGTTCAGGGCCCGGCAGCGGCTGGGCCCGGAGCCGCTGCGGGTGCTGTTCACGACGACCGCGAAACCGATGGGTACCGAAGCCACCCCGGGCTCCTTCTGGCACGGGCTGCGGCTGCTGGCGGTGGACGGGACCTGCTGGGACGTCGCCGACAGCCCGGCCAATGAGGCGGCCTTCGCCCGCCCCGGAAACAGCCGCGGCAGCGACAAGAGCTCGTTTCCCCAGGTGCGGATGGCCTGCCTGGTGGAGGTCGGCACACACCTTGTACTGGACGCCGAGCTGGCCGGCTGCCGGACCGGGGAAGTGACCCTGGTGGGCCGTCTGCCTCGTTCGTGCGGCCCTGGCCAACTGGTCCTGGCCGACCGCGAGTTCCTCGGTGTGCCGTTGTGGCGGTCCTTCACCGCCACCGGCGCCCAGCTGCTGTGGCGGGTGCCCGCCAACCGGATCCTGCCCGTCGACCGGCAGTTGCGGGACGGATCCTGGCTCTCCCGCATCCACGCCCACACCGATCCCGCCCACACAGACCCGGTCACCGTGCGGGTGATGGCCTACCAGCTGGACGGCACCGGCCATGCCGCCGAGGGCTACCGGCTGGTGACCAGCCTGCTCGACGCCCGCCGCTATCCCGCCCGCCAGCTGGCCGCGCTCTACCAGGAGCGCTGGGAAGTGGAGACCGTCTTCGCCGAGATCAAGACCCATCAACGCGGAGCCCACGTCGTCCTCAGCAGCAAGACCCCCGACGGCGTCCTGCAGCAGATCTGGGCACACCTCCTGGTCCACCGAGCCCTGCGCGAGCTGATGGTGAGAACGGCCGCGACCCGGTGCCTGGACCCCGACCGGATCTCCTTCACCGAGACCCTGCGCTCCGCCCGGCGCAGTGTGACCGTCACGCCGGGCAGCTTTTCCCCCTGA
- a CDS encoding MFS transporter → MASKQSRWGVLVKRDFRLLWIGETTSGLGNGITTVALPLVAVLALGADALDVGLLAAAVWLPWLIVGLPAGAWVDRLSRRPIMIVCNLVSAAMYASVPVAAWLDQLTLAHLYIAALTCGTSAVFFNTASHAFVPTVLGGQDLADGNAKLQVSEAATRVLGRSVAGFVAQALGAATGLLMDALTFLVSTACLLRLRTHEDRPVRQEKGASLIREIGVGLRFLAHDPYLRPIVIYGATLNLLLMGYQAVQVIFLVRTVGVGASAVGVLVMCASLGGTLGAVIATRLCRRWGTGRTMMITQALACPFALLLPLTTAGAGLLLFSAGAFVLGVGVGVGNVVVGTFRQNYCPPDILGRVASASMATNQGTIAIGSALGGLLGSAIGIRPTMWVMTVPLAASWLLLALSPAGKVRELPLTVAAGRPGRTGDTAPLPEVAGG, encoded by the coding sequence ATGGCTTCGAAGCAGAGCCGTTGGGGTGTGCTGGTGAAGCGGGATTTCCGCCTGCTTTGGATCGGCGAGACAACGAGTGGCCTGGGAAACGGCATCACCACGGTCGCTCTGCCTCTCGTGGCCGTCCTCGCATTGGGAGCAGACGCCCTGGATGTTGGCCTGCTCGCCGCGGCCGTATGGCTTCCCTGGCTGATCGTCGGGTTACCGGCTGGCGCCTGGGTCGACCGGCTATCCAGACGCCCCATCATGATCGTCTGCAATCTCGTGTCCGCGGCAATGTACGCGAGTGTGCCGGTCGCGGCCTGGCTCGACCAACTCACGCTCGCCCACCTCTATATCGCGGCACTGACATGTGGCACCTCGGCCGTGTTCTTCAACACCGCATCCCACGCATTCGTGCCCACCGTCCTCGGCGGCCAGGACCTCGCGGATGGAAACGCCAAGCTGCAAGTCAGCGAGGCTGCGACACGCGTGCTGGGGCGCAGTGTGGCTGGCTTCGTCGCCCAGGCCCTTGGTGCGGCGACGGGGCTGCTCATGGACGCTCTCACCTTCCTCGTCTCCACGGCCTGCCTGCTCAGGCTCAGAACGCATGAGGACAGGCCCGTACGCCAGGAGAAAGGGGCCAGCCTGATCCGAGAGATCGGCGTCGGCCTGCGCTTCCTCGCTCACGATCCCTACCTGCGCCCCATAGTGATCTATGGAGCCACCCTCAATCTCCTGCTCATGGGCTACCAGGCCGTGCAGGTCATCTTTCTCGTTCGGACGGTAGGCGTAGGCGCCAGCGCCGTGGGCGTGCTGGTGATGTGCGCAAGCCTTGGCGGGACACTGGGCGCCGTGATCGCAACGCGTCTGTGCCGTCGCTGGGGAACGGGACGGACGATGATGATCACGCAGGCGCTCGCCTGCCCGTTTGCGCTGCTGTTGCCACTCACCACGGCCGGCGCCGGCTTGTTGCTGTTCAGCGCAGGAGCCTTCGTGCTCGGCGTAGGCGTTGGAGTGGGCAACGTCGTCGTGGGCACCTTTCGCCAGAACTACTGTCCGCCAGATATTCTCGGCCGCGTCGCTTCCGCCTCCATGGCCACCAACCAGGGCACTATCGCCATCGGCTCTGCATTGGGCGGCCTTCTGGGCTCGGCCATTGGCATTCGTCCCACGATGTGGGTGATGACGGTACCCCTGGCCGCCTCCTGGCTGCTCCTTGCGTTGAGCCCCGCAGGCAAGGTGCGCGAACTGCCGCTCACCGTTGCTGCAGGCCGTCCTGGCCGGACAGGTGATACAGCTCCGCTGCCGGAGGTAGCCGGAGGATAG